In Acanthochromis polyacanthus isolate Apoly-LR-REF ecotype Palm Island chromosome 15, KAUST_Apoly_ChrSc, whole genome shotgun sequence, a single genomic region encodes these proteins:
- the ap3m1 gene encoding AP-3 complex subunit mu-1, whose amino-acid sequence MIHSLFLINHSGDIFLEKHWKSVISRSVCDYFFEVKEKAVDPENVPPVLQTPHHYLISIYRGKLFFLSVVQTEVPPLFVIEFLHRVADTFQDYFGECSEGVIKDNLVTVYELLEEMLDNGFPLATESNVLKEMIRPPNILRSVVNTLTGGSNVGDTLPTGQLSNVPWRRAGVKYTNNEAYFDIIEEIDAILDKSGTTVFAEIQGVVEACVRLTGMPDLTLSFMNPRLLDDVSFHPCVRFKRWESERVLSFIPPDGNFTLMTYHVSSQNLVAIPVYVKQSINFFETGSCGRLEITIGPKQNMGKTVEGLMVTIHMPKVVLSANLTATQGNYTYDLTTKVLVWDIGKLNPQKLPNLRGSLSMQAGAPKPEENPSLNIDLKIQQLAISGLKVSRLDMYGEKYKPFKGVKYLTKAGKFQVRT is encoded by the exons ATGATCCACAGCCTGTTCCTGATTAACCACTCAGGAGACATCTTCCTGGAGAAACACTGGAAGAGTGTCATCAGCAGAAGTGTGTGCGATTACTTTTTTGAGGTCAAGGAGAAGGCAGTGGACCCTGAGAATGTGCCCCCTGTGCTGCAGACCCCACACCACTATCTCATCTCCATATACAGGGGAAAGCTCTTCTTCCTGTCTGTCGTCCAGACTGAAGTTCCCCCGCTGTTTGTCATCGAGTTCCTGCACAGAGTGGCAGACACATTTCAG GACTACTTTGGCGAATGCTCAGAAGGTGTGATCAAGGACAACTTGGTGACAGTTTACGAGCTGCTGGAGGAAATGCTGGACAATGGGTTTCCGCTAGCAACGGAGTCCAACGTCCTCAAGGAGATGATCAGACCTCCCAATATCCTGCGATCGGTCGTCAATACACTCACAG GAGGTAGTAACGTTGGAGATACGTTGCCAACAGGTCAACTGTCCAACGTCCCATGGAGGCGAGCTGGTGTTAAATACACCAATAATGAAGCATATTTTGACATCATAGAGGAAATAGATGCCATCCTGGACAaatcag GTACGACAGTATTTGCAGAGATCCAGGGTGTGGTTGAAGCCTGTGTGAGGCTCACTGGGATGCCTGACCTGACTCTATCCTTTATG AATCCTCGTCTCCTCGATGATGTGAGCTTCCACCCATGTGTGCGGTTTAAGCGCTGGGAGTCGGAGCGCGTCCTGTCTTTCATCCCACCAGATGGAAACTTTACACTCATGACGTATCATGTCAGCTCTCAAAA TCTTGTAGCCATTCCAGTGTACGTGAAGCAGAGCATCAATTTCTTTGAGACGGGATCTTGTGGTCGTCTGGAAATCACCATTGGACCAAAGCAGAACATGGGGAAGACAGTGGAGGGCTTGATGGTCACTATCCACATGCCTAAAGTTGTGCTCAGTGCCAACCTCACAGCCACACAGGGAAACTACACCTATGATCTCACTACCAAG GTGCTGGTTTGGGACATTGGGAAGCTAAACCCCCAGAAGCTTCCTAACTTGCGAGGCAGTCTTAGTATGCAGGCAGGAGCCCCCAAACCTGAAGAGAACCCCTCACTCAACATCGATCTAAAGATACAGCAGCTGGCCATATCAG GTCTTAAAGTGAGTCGCCTTGACATGTATGGAGAGAAGTACAAGCCATTTAAAGGTGTCAAATATCTGACGAAAGCGGGGAAATTCCAAGTTCGGACCTAA